A window from Schistocerca gregaria isolate iqSchGreg1 chromosome 8, iqSchGreg1.2, whole genome shotgun sequence encodes these proteins:
- the LOC126285366 gene encoding dynein light chain 1, cytoplasmic produces MSDRKAVIKNADMSEEMQQDAVDCATQALEKYNIEKDIAAYIKKEFDKKYNPTWHCIVGRNFGSYVTHETRHFIYFYLGQVAILLFKSG; encoded by the exons ATGTCTGACCGAAAAGCAGTGATAAAAAATGCTGATATGTCTGAGGAGATGCAGCAGGATGCAGTAGATTGTGCAACACAAGCATTAGAAAAATATAACATTGAAaag GACATAGCAGCTTATATTAAGAAAGAATTTGATAAGAAGTACAACCCCACGTGGCACTGCATTGTGGGCCGCAACTTTGGAAGTTATGTGACCCACGAGACACGACACTTTATCTACTTTTATTTAGGACAGGTAGCGATACTGCTGTTCAAGAGCGGGTAA